Proteins encoded by one window of Grus americana isolate bGruAme1 chromosome 7, bGruAme1.mat, whole genome shotgun sequence:
- the NEUROG3 gene encoding neurogenin-3 yields MAPQSDRSPGEGQPYFGGAEDAPSAAGGGSAGSRGASPARTALAPREAAARRKGKARRGRGKARSEGLLSKQKRSRRMKANDRERNRMHHLNSALDALRSVLPTFPDDAKLTKIETLRFAHNYIWALTQSLRLAEQGLPEPPPPPPPVAAASPGSWDSPCPAAPPPAALRRGPAAFPAFL; encoded by the coding sequence ATGGCCCCGCAGAGCGACCGCTCGCCGGGCGAAGGACAGCCTTATTTCGGCGGCGCCGAGGACGCCCCCTCCGCGGCCGGCGGAGGCTCCGCGGGCAGCCGGGGCGCCTCACCGGCCCGCACCGCCCTGGCCccgcgggaggcggcggcccgCAGGAAGGGGAaggcgcggcggggccgcggcaaGGCGCGGAGCGAGGGGCTGCTCAGCAAGCAGAAGAGGAGCCGGCGTATGAAGGCCAACGACCGGGAGAGGAACCGCATGCACCACCTCAACTCCGCCCTGGACGCGCTCCGCAGCGTCCTGCCCACCTTCCCCGACGACGCCAAGCTCACCAAGATCGAGACGCTCCGCTTCGCCCACAACTACATCTGGGCGCTCACCCAGAGCCTCCGCCTTGCCGAGCAAGGCCTGCCCgagccccccccgccgccgccccccgtcgccgccgcctcccccgggTCCTGGGACTcgccctgccccgccgccccgccgcccgccgccctgcgccgcggccccgccgccttCCCCGCCTTCCTCTGA